Below is a window of Manis javanica isolate MJ-LG chromosome 2, MJ_LKY, whole genome shotgun sequence DNA.
GGCTTGCTCTCACGGTGGCTGAGGATGTCATTTTGTGACAGAACAATGCTGACTGCAGGGCGGTTGAGGACAATCAGAAAAGAAATCACTGGGTGTGTTGCTGTGAACCCCTAGAACCAGGGCAGGACTGGGCTTCGGAGTAGAGACAGGAAAGCCCAAGAGAGCTAACTGCGGTCCTGCCTTCCTCCTTTGATACAATCCTATGCCGAGGGTCCGCGACCGAGCTGAAGCTTTGCGCTGGCCCCTGAGAGCGCGGTAAGGATCAGGCAGTGGAGAGTCCAACTTAAGAACTAAACCTGGACAGCCTCGCCAAAGCTCCAATACAGGTACGTCCGGGTCCGAGCAGCTCACCGACTCCTCCTAGCCCACCGCCGATCAGCTTCGCGCCAGGAAGTGCCGCCTACCCAAGCTAACTTCCGCTATCCTCGTCTTCTGCGCATCTCGCGAGAACTGCAAGTGCCTATGAGACCTGGGCTAAGCGGAAGTTGGGTCTCTTTATCGTGGCGTCTTAGAGGCGTTCGGCTGCTTGAGAATGAAGGTAGGAAGTGGTGACGGGTGGTGGACAAGACTTAGCGGAACGTGCATCGAACCCCGGAACACTGCATTGCCGCTCTCCAAAACTCTGGCCCTAGATACAGAAGGATGTGGGGCAGGAGAAAGCTCGCTCTTGTGAGCCCGGAGTTCCTTGGGAAAGCGGATGGCGAGCGATTGCAGCTGGGGCTGCGCCTGGCCGGGAGCGCCATGGTGGATTCCTTGGCGCCCAGCCGGGACTGATAATGACCCTGCTGCCCGGTTGGTGGCCCCTAGGTCAGGCTCCTTGCCCCAGGAGGGGGAAGGACTGCGGAGCGCCCTCCGCCAGTCATTCCGCGAAGCTTGAGAAAAGATGAGTCCTACTTTTAGTGCGGTGTGTGTTCCGCGTTATTACACACCCTTGTGCTTTAGTGAGTAGTCGACATCTCAAATCTTAAAATTGGGGGTGACATGAAAGGCTTTTTGCGAGTGGGATTATTTTTGTAGGTAGTTTTAAGGTTTTCATAAGGCTCCTTTTTCCCGTTTAATCTTAGCTGAACATCTCCTTCCCAGCCACTGGCTGCCAGAAACTCATTGAAGTGGACGATGAACGTAAACTTCGTACCTTTTACGAGAAGCGAATGGCCACAGAAGTTGCTGCCGACGCTCTGGGTGAAGAGTGGAAGGTAAAAGTTGACTACTAAATTGAACTGTTGTAGCTGTTTGGGAGGGTAACGCTTTTGCTAATTGGTGTAGGTAATGGAGATCAGACCCCGGGTTCTGCCTTCTGACCGTGGTTTAGTTACTGCCAGACATCACTACAAAGTAGACGTATCACCTTGTGGGGTTGTGTGAATCAAATGGGAAAATATCCCTCATGTTCTTGCCTGGAAAGCTTATGTTCTCCAAAGGGTATCTTTAAAAGTGCCAAGGTTTGTTTCTGATTAATTTGTTGCTTGTTGATATTTTGGTTTCTTAACACGAACTTTTTTCCTCTAGAGctgttaattttattaaaaaggttAGGAATTTAACTTGATTGAAAGGAATTTGCTGACTGAAACTTGGCAAATGGGAAATACAGGCAAAACTCAGTAACCAGAGAAAACAGTCTACAGGCATAGCTCAGATACGGAGGTTTGGTTCCAGACAGTAGCAATAGAGACTTTcagatgaattttttggtttcttagTGCatctaaaagttatgtttatgctATACCGCagtctattaagtgtacaatagcattCTGTCTCAAAAAACGAAGTGTGTACCCTAATTAGAAAGTAATTGCTAACCAATGCTAACCATCATTGGAACTTAgtgagttgtaatcactgatcaccataacataatgaaaaacaatgaagtactgcgagaattaccaaaatgtgacacacagacatgaagtgagcaaatactgTTGAAAAAAATGGCACTGGTAAGAGGTACTTCGTGCAGGGTTGACAAACCTtaagtttgtttaaaaaaaaaaagtggtctcTGTAAAGCAcagtaaaacaaggtatgcctgtattaaGTTTCAAATTGGTCTCAATGAACTGTGCTTCCTAGAATAGAGAGTACTTTGTAGAGGCCACAATCCTTTATTATGTGTCATGTATTCTCCTGCAGGGTTATGTGGTCCGGATAAGTGGTGGGAATGACAAACAAGGTTTCCCCATGAAGCAAGGTGTCTTGACCCATGGCCGTGTCCGCCTTCTATTGAGTAAGGGGCATTCCTGTTACAGACCAAGGAGAACTGGAGAAAGAAAGCGCAAATCTGTTCGGGGCTGCATTGTGGATGCCAATTTAAGTGTTCTCAACTTGGTGATTGTAAAAAAAGGTGAGGCTTCTGTCCTTGAGTTCAGTGTTTGTTGGCATTGATTTAAAGTTGACTGTCTAGgtgctttttcttttcagtatCCGGTTTGAACAATAGACTTGTTTCCTCTACCAATGCATAAACAGTAAGGAAGTTGTTGAATTAAAATGTCTCCTTTCTTAGGGGAGAAGGATATTCCTGGACTCACTGACACTACAGTGCCTCGTCGCCTGGGACCCAAAAGAGCTAGTAGAATCCGCAAACTTTTCAATCTTTCTAAAGAAGATGATGTCCGCCAGTATGTTGTGAGAAAGCCCCTAAACAAGGAAGGTAGGGGACATTGTGTAACTTAGGGTTTGCTTAATTATAGTAATTTTATGCTAGCATTTGTgtgcaaattagaaaataaaatctgtgcCTACAGCTTTCCTGCTGAGTTTTTAGGAAAACAATGGGAGAGAGGGTAGTAAATAGGTGGTTGGTATTAATTCTTGTTATATCCAGTGCCCTCtggaatattattttttcttgaaaattcacTTGTAAGTTGTTGATGTACAAGTTCATCCAAAGATAACTTGCCAGACATTAAGTTCATTGCTTTTAGCTTAGGAGTCAAAAGGAGTGATAGAAAATTCTGGGACTATTCTCTCACCTCCACAAACTTCTGCTTTTTCTATGCATGTCAGAGGttctaattatttttgttaagtCATTCACTAAAGAAAGTCATGCTTTCATTAACTGAACTTTAACTTCAGGCCGTTTTCTTCATCTCTGGGATGTGTATAGTAAGAGTTGGAATTTGTATATAGAGAATATATGTAGAAAGGTTCTTTATTCAAAATACAATAGAGTGGGTGTTTGGGATTTCGGAGTTTTACATTTTAAGGGGGTATGTAGGTCTATTTAGTAGGCATTATATTTAAGGGGGTATGTAGGTATATTTAGTAGGCATTATAATCCACCACTGAGGTCTGTGGCAGGATTACTCTAACATTACTATTTCTATAAGGAAATGCGAGTATTTACATGAAATGAAGTAACATGTCAGTTCAGGTTGGGTTTCTAGTTTTCAGGACTACTGGTTTTAAACCTGTACTTGGTATATACTGTAAGTGCTCACTGATCACTCATACAAATATGTGGACACCTGTGGTGTGCCAGATGCTGTTTTAAGTGTTGAGGATATAGTATATCCTCATGAAGTGTGCAGTTTAAAAAAGTATTGGCAGATACAAGGTAGCTCATAATCACACCCTTGAAAATGCCATCGGTGTAGTAGTGTGCTAGTTGACAGGTGTTTGTAAGATGGTTCTTGTACCTTTATAATAAAGGAGTCGCTTACTTGACTTCTAGTAGAACCTGAAcaattgagcacttactgttaGAATATTTACTTTAGAATGTGTAAGGGCATTTAATACTCCCACAAGTATCcacaaactaaaataaatatctgaaaagacTTAACACTGCAAAGGGGATTCTATAGGCAATAGGACTTCAGGTTATAAATCAGGATAAATGAAGGTACTCTGTAAACATGCATTTTAATGTTAATGGTTTCATTCCCACATTGGCAGGATCTATCTTGGAAATACAGATTCAAGCATAAATGAGACTACAGAGGACAGTGATGTGGATACTAAAACTaagatatttaaatacatattaattatattaaatataggTGTCTAAGTGGTTTACTTAAGTTTTCACAGGCAAGTCAAACATGCACAattaatactgtttttaaaaaatgctcttgTGTCTTACTGTACAAAGTTATGTGATACTATACCAACAATCTGGAAGGGAAATCATAGTGAGTAGAAAAAAAGGTATGACTTCATTGTTAAGCAGAGTAACCTAATGTATGTACTGATGGAAAACATGGCACCTAGTAAAGTTAGCCTGGTCATTTTTCAGGACTTCTCATCTTTCCTtacgttttcatagtatttagcctattttgggttttttttgataAGCTGGTGGTAGGTATTAAAAGTTGTGGAATATTCAGATTTCACTTAAATGGCTT
It encodes the following:
- the RPS6 gene encoding small ribosomal subunit protein eS6, with product MKLNISFPATGCQKLIEVDDERKLRTFYEKRMATEVAADALGEEWKGYVVRISGGNDKQGFPMKQGVLTHGRVRLLLSKGHSCYRPRRTGERKRKSVRGCIVDANLSVLNLVIVKKGEKDIPGLTDTTVPRRLGPKRASRIRKLFNLSKEDDVRQYVVRKPLNKEGKKPRTKAPKIQRLVTPRVLQHKRRRIALKKQRTKKNKEEAAEYAKLLAKRMKEAKEKRQEQIAKRRRLSSLRASTSKSESSQK